GATTTATATGCGATCGGGCCCACGCTCGTCTTTTTGCTTACGGGAGAGCAGCCGCTTAAGTATTATAAACGCCGCCGGGATCTCTCCTATCGTTTAGACTTGCAGTCAGTGGAAGCTATTGCTCCACCTCTGCGGGATGTGATTGAAAAGACAACTTCCCCTAAACCCCGCGATCGCTTCCCAAGTGCTGAAGACTTAGCGCAAGCCTTAGAATCGGCACTTTCCGCTTTGACGGAGTAAAGCCATAAACCCACATTCCACATAGCATAGGAAACTGCTGTAATTGTTAATTGTTAATTGATATAAAGTCCGGCTGACCTTCGTGCTTGTTGTAAGTCTTGGCTCAATCCTAGACGATTTGACCAATCGTTTAGATAGTTAAAGTCCAGAGATTCTCCTTGTACTTTCAATATTCCTAAAATATCTCGCCATTGTTTATCCGATTCAGTTTGACTTCTCCACTGAAGTTTATTAAGAATAATATCTTCTGGGGATGCTAGATTAACCTCAATTCCACCTGGAATTTTGTATTGTTGTCTGCGTTCAAATTGAATGCGCTCAAATGCATTATCATCAGATAAAATGAGGTCTGCACGGGAAATAGTTTCAATATCAGTGACTTGTAATATTCCCATCCGACCCTCAACAATATCCTCTACACCAGGAACATAAAACCCAACAATTTCTAATTCAGTTGCTAGTTCGGTAACCTGTTGAGGCTGAATAAAAATAACCATATCCACATCACGAGTCGTGCGAACTTCCCCATATGCGATCGCTGCCACTCCGCCTGTAATATAATAAGGGATATTGAGGGATTCAAAAATTAGGTGTAACCGCCCTGCTAAGGCAATTGAATCTTGAGTCCAATTCATTGGATTTTTAGTCGTTATAGCATCGAGGAAATGCGCCTCTCCTAACCAAGCTTGAGCTAATTTCTGAGCCAGTTGTATCTCAGATAAGTCAGAAAAGCGTTGGCGGAAACAGGAGAGAGAAAACTGACGAGCATTCTGATTCATCCCAGCTCCCATTGCCAGCCGTTGTGATGGGGTACGTTCTTGCAGCAATCTAAAACCCAATATATCAACTTGAGGAGTGGTGTCTGGCGATTGAGATTGATAGCCCGGTGTGACAGCTTGGCTTGATAACTGACCAGGAATCGGTTTATTCATTTAAAATTGTGTCATATCAAGTTCCATTAATATCAAGTGCGGGTAATCAGTTAAAGTATAGGAGTCAGGTGGGCAGGGTCTTTGGGTAGAATTTGAATGATATGGCTTCTTCTGTTGCCCACCCTACGATGAGCTAGGGGATGCCATGAGTGGCTCGCTACCCCTAGACCGGAATTAGTCTTCCCATTCTTCTACAGCCAGGAGTTCACTCACGGGATCGTGCATAGAGAACTCGTAGGCTTGCAATTCTTTTTTCCAATATTTCCATTGATCGCCATACAAAAATGCCATTTTCCAAATGCCATCCGTTGGTTTCAGAATATTGGAATCGACCAATGATTTCACTTTAGATTGCAGTTTAAACATTGGGTGAACAACCTGCTGGTTCATACAACCTTGATTCATATTTGAAGTTTGTCAAATCTTTTCTATGTGTACGTTCCTAGTGGCGAGTGGGAGTTCTCGTGATGATTCTGCAGAATTAGAGAACAAGAACATCTAGGAATAATTTTTCTTGTTACCTCCTCACAATAGCATAACTCTCTAGGAAAGGGAAGACTTGCATAGAAAAGATTTTTTTATGTAATGGGTAATGGGTAATCAGTAATAGATTCCCCTACTCTACCGTCACTGACTTAGCCAGATTCCGGGGTTGATCGACATCGAGGCCTCTAAGGGCGGCAATGTGATAGGCCAGTAACTGGAGCGGAATCACTGTCACTAGGGGGGAGAGAGACTCATCAATGGTGGGAATGGCTAGGATTTCATTGAAAATATCCTGAGCTTCCAGGGAGTCTTTGGGGGTGACTCCAATCAGACGAGCATCTCTGGCTTTGGCTTCTTGGGCGTTGGAGAGAACTTTTTCATAGAGGAGTCCGGGAGTGGCGATCGCCACGACTGGCACTTTGGCATCCAACAAAGCAATGGGGCCATGTTTCATTTCCCCAGCCGGATAGCCCTCAGCATGAATATAGCTGATCTCCTTGAGCTTCAAGGCTCCTTCTAGGGCAATGGGAAAGTTTATTCCCCGACCCAAAAAGATAAAGTCAGTGGTTTCATTAAACTGATGGGCCAACTCGCCAATATAATCATCCTGTTCCTCAATCAGCCGTTCAATCAGTGGGGGCAATTCCCGCAACTTCTTGATAATGCCCTCGATGACCTCCGGTTTCAGAGTTTTGCGGCGATCGGCCAAATCCAACGCTAGAGCATAAAACGCCATCACCTGAGCGCTAAAGGTTTTCGTCGCTGCCACTCCCACCTCTAAATTGGCATGGGTATTAATAATATAAGGAATTAGCCGACCCAACGAACTCTCCGGCCGGTTCGTAATCCCCAGCATTCGCGGTTGATAAGCCGGAGAATGGTGGGACTTGCGCCGCTCCTGTTCCATCGCCAAAGCCGCCAGAGTATCCGCCGTTTCTCCCGACTGAGTAACCCCAATAGTTAACGTATTCGCCGTTAACGGTGGGGGAGAGTAACGAAATTCCGAGGCATATTGAACAAAAGTGGGAACCCCCGCCCATTGTTCCAGCAAATGCTTCCCGACTAACGCTGCGTGCCAACTCGTTCCACAAGCCACAATCTGGATCTGCTCTAAATTCTCATACAGGCTCTGGGGTAAATTCAGTTGTACCAGTCCTGGAGAAGATGTGGGAGAAGAAGGCTGGCTAGAACGAGTTTGATCCTGGGTTTGCAGATACCATTCCGGGTCAAAATAGGCATCGAGTTGAGTTCGTAGAACCGTCGGTTGCTCATAAATTTCCTTGAGCATAAAGTGGCGAAACCCTTGTTTTTCCGCGCTGCTCGGATTCCAGTTCAGGGTTTGGGGATATTTGACCTGTCGCTCTCCCCGAAAGTCATAAATTTCCACGCCCAAGGGAGTCAGGCGGGCCATTTCCCCATTATCCAAGGGCAGAATAATATGGGTGTGGGAAACCAGAGCAGGAGTATCGGAGGCGCAGAAAAATTCCCCTTGACCAAACCCAATCACCAGGGGAGCTTGTTGGCGGACGACGATCAGTTCATCGGGGAATTGGGTAGAAATGACTGCAATGGCAAACGCTCCCTCTAACCGATTGACCGTTTGCCGCACTGCTTCTAGGAGAGAATTAGGACTACTCGACAAATACTCAGAAATCAGATGGGGAATCACCTCCGTATCCGTATCCGAGACAAACTCATGGCCTTTTGCTTTCAGTTCCTCCCGCAATTCCCGATAGTTCTCCACAATCCCATTTTGGACAACCGCCACCGTTGCCTGCTTATCGGTATGGGGATGGGCGTTGTACTCTTCTGGTTTACCATGGGTTGCCCATCGGGTATGGCCAATTCCGACCCGCGCCTTATCTTCAACCCCCCTGAGTTTATCGCGCAAATTATACAACTTCCCTTTAGCTTTGATGGCGTGCAGTTCACCATCCGAAATCAGGGCAACGCCTGCCGAATCATAACCTCGATATTCCAGCTTCTCTAATCCAGAAAGAAGAATATCTTTAGCTTCTTGAGTACCAATGTAGCCAACAATTCCACACATTGAATCGATTACTCCGGGTTGTATTGATGACGAAACTGGGGAGTTGTAGACGGAGAACTCAACGACCCCGTTCCCTTAGCTGTTCATGCTAACAGTTTATTTTTGATGATTGTCCGATTTGACTCAAGTCAACCATAATAAACCATTATAAAATGTCTCCTCCCCATCTCTGCGTCTAGAGAGTACCTGTGTCCGGAGTTTCTTCCCCACTCCCCTAGGTTGACGAAGGGCAAAACTATTCTGGAGAAAGTTTTGAATATTCCTGAACAATAAATGCCGGTTGACTCCCTTTCGTATTCTGTTTCATCACCCGAAGAAGACGATTGGCCATCGGTCGTGCATCTTGAGTGAAAAAATCATGGAGTACCTGCACTTTTCCTGCATAGTCTCGATCGGCTTTGCAAATAACAATCCCTGCATGGTTTGAGGTTGTAGAGTGGAGGTTGAGAAAGTCTTGACGATTTTCAGTAATAACGATTCGACCGGCACAGGTCGCATACTCCAATACCACATTGTCTGGAATTTTTCGATTGGCTTGTCCAGCTTCGTAAGAGGTCAACACATCATAACTCATCCCTCGCATCAGATCGACCATTGCCAGTGGGAAATTTTCATTAGAATAGAACTTTAGCATTTACTCACAATCAGCAATAGCACGATCAATTTCTTCTCGGTTGAGTTCGTAATAGTTGAGTGCAGCTTGGATATCTTCAAGTGTTAGTCCTGGGTAGTTGTACAGTAACTCTGAATCCGATGCGCCTTGCTGTTGGTAGGCAATAATTGTCCAGACGGGAATTCGGGTATCGCGAATTCGCGCTGCACCGCCACAAATTCCTGACGTTTTGTGAATGGGATATTGAAGGGTTTGGACGAATTTCAGGGTTTTTTCGAGTAATTCATCCGGTAAGGTTTCAATGGTTTGCAGAAGTTGTTCTTTGAGTGTCACGGATGGAAGAGAAAGTATAATTATCTAAACAATATAGGCGATCGCCTTCTCCCCTATTCTAGCTCCATCTATGAGTCAGAATTGGCTTCTAAGCGGCGATCGCCCCTTTTCATTCTGTCGAGTCTGATTTGTTACGGTTTCGGTGGCGTTGTTCCTTGAGCAAGCACCTCTGCCACACGCTGGCGAGCCAGTTCTATTTTTGACCGGATCGCTTCTGCTTGAGGGAATGTTTTTCGCGATCGAAGACCACCACCGCAACCAGCAAACTCCCAAAAAAGCCGATTAAGAAGGGATGGGGCAGTGGAATGGGACTCTCTATTTTTTGCCCATTCGGCCAAGTCCAATTTTGCGTAATTGAACCAGATGCCGAGGCTAAAATTGCTCCTGCACCGATGCCAAAGCCCAGGGCTTGAATATAGTCTTGTAGCTCTTTTTCATTCTTCGCTTGCTCCACTTCTGCGGTAGCGCGAATGGTATTAATTAAATCGGTAAATAACTC
The window above is part of the Roseofilum capinflatum BLCC-M114 genome. Proteins encoded here:
- the glmS gene encoding glutamine--fructose-6-phosphate transaminase (isomerizing), which encodes MCGIVGYIGTQEAKDILLSGLEKLEYRGYDSAGVALISDGELHAIKAKGKLYNLRDKLRGVEDKARVGIGHTRWATHGKPEEYNAHPHTDKQATVAVVQNGIVENYRELREELKAKGHEFVSDTDTEVIPHLISEYLSSSPNSLLEAVRQTVNRLEGAFAIAVISTQFPDELIVVRQQAPLVIGFGQGEFFCASDTPALVSHTHIILPLDNGEMARLTPLGVEIYDFRGERQVKYPQTLNWNPSSAEKQGFRHFMLKEIYEQPTVLRTQLDAYFDPEWYLQTQDQTRSSQPSSPTSSPGLVQLNLPQSLYENLEQIQIVACGTSWHAALVGKHLLEQWAGVPTFVQYASEFRYSPPPLTANTLTIGVTQSGETADTLAALAMEQERRKSHHSPAYQPRMLGITNRPESSLGRLIPYIINTHANLEVGVAATKTFSAQVMAFYALALDLADRRKTLKPEVIEGIIKKLRELPPLIERLIEEQDDYIGELAHQFNETTDFIFLGRGINFPIALEGALKLKEISYIHAEGYPAGEMKHGPIALLDAKVPVVAIATPGLLYEKVLSNAQEAKARDARLIGVTPKDSLEAQDIFNEILAIPTIDESLSPLVTVIPLQLLAYHIAALRGLDVDQPRNLAKSVTVE
- a CDS encoding DUF433 domain-containing protein; the encoded protein is MTLKEQLLQTIETLPDELLEKTLKFVQTLQYPIHKTSGICGGAARIRDTRIPVWTIIAYQQQGASDSELLYNYPGLTLEDIQAALNYYELNREEIDRAIADCE
- a CDS encoding DUF5615 family PIN-like protein, translating into MLKFYSNENFPLAMVDLMRGMSYDVLTSYEAGQANRKIPDNVVLEYATCAGRIVITENRQDFLNLHSTTSNHAGIVICKADRDYAGKVQVLHDFFTQDARPMANRLLRVMKQNTKGSQPAFIVQEYSKLSPE
- a CDS encoding DUF4327 family protein produces the protein MNQQVVHPMFKLQSKVKSLVDSNILKPTDGIWKMAFLYGDQWKYWKKELQAYEFSMHDPVSELLAVEEWED